One genomic region from Phragmites australis chromosome 1, lpPhrAust1.1, whole genome shotgun sequence encodes:
- the LOC133918203 gene encoding uncharacterized protein LOC133918203 — MQRVAYRRIADPQLELTRKMAAAGGGVSGDIPIFHAENLISNVKSINYSRTFLSIISGVVAGIWGFTGLMGFVLYFLVMMVASLGLLVKAKFSVHTYFDSWKRIMIEGVLGGLMSFVLFWTFAYDIVHIF; from the exons ATGCAAAGAGTTGCATACCGCAGAATCGCAGATCCACAGCTCGAACTGACCAGgaagatggcggcggcgggcggaggGGTCTCCGGCGACATCCCGATCTTCCACGCGGAGAACCTCATCAGTAACGTCAAATCCATCAACTACAG CCGGACATTCTTGTCTATCATTAGTGGAGTTGTTGCTGGAATCTGGGGGTTTACAGGCTTGATGGGATTTGTGTTATACTTTCTTGTGATGATGGTTGCATCTCTCGGGCTTTTGGTGAAGGCCAAATTTTCGGTTCATACCTACTTTGACAGTTGGAAAAGGATTATGATTGAAGGAGTCCTTGGGGGCCTTATG TCCTTTGTGCTGTTTTGGAC ATTTGCCTATGATATTGTCCACATCTTCTGA